Proteins encoded by one window of Anopheles maculipalpis chromosome 2RL, idAnoMacuDA_375_x, whole genome shotgun sequence:
- the LOC126557322 gene encoding solute carrier family 26 member 6 has protein sequence MINQKAPLEDGRTSKEKPQYSELSYLVTRQCLQREDLNQLSQYERLKPTAIDSLGASVRNVRCLATIKGFFPILQWLPKYSIKNDLLSDMTAGLTVAVLQIPQGMAYGILAGTAANVGLYMAFFHCLVYAVFGTSRHISMGTFAVTSLMTAKIVATYSTVIPTIASNGTDGIVPDLAPTEGAIYTPIQVATAASFVAGVFYFIMSAARLGILSSLLSEPLVSGFTTAAAVHVMVSQLKDLLGVSIPRYKGTFKVILSVRDIIDQAPNANLTAVYTSVVVILFMIFMNEYFKPWLSTKCRFPVPAELMAVVGGTVASYFIGLGPNFDVGLVGLIPTGLPAPQFPPIALVKAVAVDSIAVTIVGYSIVMSMGMIFAQKDNYEVRPNQELVALGFTNIVGSIFSCIPTACSLSRSLIQHQTGGKTQIAAVFSSMIMLVVLLWIGPYFESLPRCVLAGIIVVALKGMLIQVYHIKKFHREGSLELFVWCVTFLSVVIIDIDIGLLIGVVISLISLYVKGWKTYYSLLGTVPDTAIYVDIGSHLRAEELPHIKIFKYTGSINFANKNNFKKALYKETKILQRPNVSLVPRYNGESTGLQSTKAVIIDLSSVPHVDTAACKMFTEIKTNLELLSISLLLATPADCVYDALLHAESIGEGGFHIFPTIHDAVIYAQGNESAV, from the exons ATGATTAATCAAAAAGCGCCACTAGAAGATGGCAG AACATCCAAAGAAAAGCCACAGTACAGTGAGCTGTCGTATCTCGTCACTAGACAATGCCTGCAGCGAGAGGACCTTAATCAGCTTTCACAGTACGAAAGACTAAAGCCGACTG CCATCGATTCGTTAGGAGCATCCGTACGAAATGTTAGGTGCCTTGCAACaattaaaggattttttccGATTCTACAATGGCTTCCAAAGTATTCAATAAAAAACGATCTGCTCAGCGATATGACGGCAGGCTTGACGGTTGCCGTGCTTCAAATACCTCAGGGAATGGCGTACGGAATCTTAGCAGGTACTGCCGCCAACGTTGGGCTCTACATGGCTTTCTTTCACTGTCTTGTATATGCCGTGTTCGGCACGTCACGTCATATATCGATGGGAACGTTTGCTGTTACCAGCCTGATGACTGCCAAAATAGTAGCCACTTATTCAACTGTTATACCAACAATAGCG TCCAATGGAACAGATGGAATAGTACCGGATTTGGCTCCAACCGAGGGTGCCATATATACGCCGATTCAGGTAGCGACAGCAGCATCTTTTGTGGCTGGCGTGTTTTAC TTCATCATGAGCGCGGCGCGATTAGGAATCCTGTCCTCCCTATTGAGTGAACCACTAGTCAGTGGATTCACTACAGCCGCTGCCGTGCACGTGATGGTTAGCCAGTTGAAGGATCTGCTGGGTGTATCCATACCACGCTACAAAGGCACCTTCAAGGTGATCCTTTCGGTGCGCGACATAATCGATCAAGCGCCGAACGCAAATCTTACAGCCGTCTATACCTCCGTGGTTGTTATTCTGTTCATGATATTTATGAACGAATATTTTAAACCCTGGCTATCAACCAAGTGCCGATTCCCAGTGCCCGCCGAACTGATGGCCGTCGTCGGAGGAACCGTAGCCTCCTATTTCATTGGGCTTGGGCCGAACTTCGACGTTGGACTGGTTGGATTGATACCGACCGG CCTTCCAGCACCGCAATTCCCACCGATCGCGCTCGTAAAGGCCGTTGCCGTTGACAGCATAGCAGTAACAATTGTCGGCTATTCGATCGTCATGTCAATGGGGATGATCTTTGCGCAGAAGGACAACTACGAAGTGCGTCCCAATCAGGAGCTGGTCGCACTAGGGTTTACCAACATTGTGGGCTCCATATTTTCCTGCATTCCTACCGCCTGTTCTCTGTCCCGTTCCCTAATTCAGCATCAAACGGGCGGGAAAACGCAGATAGCTGCTGTCTTCTCTTCCATGATCATGCTCGTCGTGCTGCTGTGGATTGGCCCGTACTTCGAAAGTTTGCCTCGGTGCGTCCTGGCAGGCATCATTGTCGTTGCACTGAAAGGCATGCTGATACAAGTGTACCACATCAAAAAGTTCCATCGCGAAGGTAGTCTCGAACTGTTCGTATGGTGCGTGACCTTTCTTTCGGTCGTCATTATCGATATTGACATTGGGCTGCTGATCGGAGTGGTGATTTCGCTGATTTCACTGTACGTGAAGGGGTGGAAAACTTACTACAGTCTGCTTGGAACGGTGCCCGATACCGCTATCTACGTTGACATCGGATCTCACCTTCGTGCTGAAGAGCTGCCGcatataaaaattttcaagtaCACCGGttcaattaattttgccaACAAGAACAATTTTAAGAAAGCTCTTTATAAAGAAACCAAAATACTTCAGCGTCCCAATGTGTCGCTAGTTCCACGTTACAACGGCGAAAGCACGGGACTACAGTCGACCAAAGCGGTTATCATTGATCTGAGCAGTGTGCCACACGTTGATACTGCCGCGTGTAAAATGTTTACAGAGATTAAAACTAATCTAGAGCTGCTCAGCATTTCACTGCTATTGGCCACACCAGCAGACTGCGTGTACGATGCCTTGCTGCATGCGGAATCGATAGGCGAAGGCGGTTTTCACATCTTCCCCACTATCCACGACGCAGTCATTTACGCTCAGGGAAACGAGTCTGCCGTGTAG